A stretch of DNA from Variovorax paradoxus:
TGCCGGAACAGGAACAGCGCCAGCTCGAACTGTCGCGGCTGAAGGCGCGTGCCTTGTCCGTCGATGCTGACCATGCAGCCGACCGGATCGAACTCGAAGCGGCCAAAGCAGAAGACCTCCTTCGCCGCCTCGGCCCGGATTGCGAGCACGCGGAAGACGCGCACGACCAGCTCGCAGTCTTCGCACGGCATCAGCACGAAGTCGTCGGCGACCGCCGAGGTGACGACCTTGTCGCCGAGCAGCTGCTCCGGCCGCATCAACAGCAGCAGCGGCGTGGACTCGCCGGCCAGGCGCCGCAGGAACTTGGCTGCCGACCAGACCACATCGGGGCTGCCGTCGAGCGCAAGCAGCAGCAGGTCGAACTTCTCTCCGGCCGACAGCGCCTGCGCAAACTTCCTCAGGAACGAAAACTCCACGACCTCGTGGCCGGCTGCGCGCACGGCGCTGGCCACGAAGTGCCGGTCGGGGTCGGAGTGCTCCAGCACCGCGATGCGCTGCACGGCGGCGCCCGGCTTGCCGCTGCCATGGGCCGGGACTTCGAGGCTGCCGCTCGAGGGGCTCTCGCTGGCCCGGCCGCGCGCGGAAGGCGGGAGGGCACGGGGCTGGATCGGCCCGCGGCCTGCGCGCCGATGCCGCGGCATCGGCGTCGTCCTCGTGCACCCAGGCCCCGCGCAATGCGAGCGAAAACGCCGG
This window harbors:
- a CDS encoding winged helix-turn-helix transcriptional regulator → MPRHRRAGRGPIQPRALPPSARGRASESPSSGSLEVPAHGSGKPGAAVQRIAVLEHSDPDRHFVASAVRAAGHEVVEFSFLRKFAQALSAGEKFDLLLLALDGSPDVVWSAAKFLRRLAGESTPLLLLMRPEQLLGDKVVTSAVADDFVLMPCEDCELVVRVFRVLAIRAEAAKEVFCFGRFEFDPVGCMVSIDGQGTRLQPRQFELALFLFRHANRAFSREELLRAVWGDPGPLGQTRTIDVHMTRLRKLLQMTGNKDVSLVSIRGFGYRLFVNRYPDG